In Acanthopagrus latus isolate v.2019 chromosome 16, fAcaLat1.1, whole genome shotgun sequence, one DNA window encodes the following:
- the LOC119004752 gene encoding cytosolic 5'-nucleotidase 1A-like isoform X2 produces MSLNNGQTLTSGQDSTRNGSNSNRAPWEGVRAGLKPSTPTRKPESPKPENAITIAVSSRVLFSMEKEQQIFERQGMEDYIKYQVEHETQPLSPGPAFSFVKALEAVNTQLRELYPESEELFDVVLMTNNHANVGLRLINTINHHQLFIERFCMTGGNSPIGYLKAYHTNLYLSADPIKVREALEEGIAAATMFSQEKMTEVSETQLRVAFDGDAVLFSDESERIYKAHGRDKFFEHEKAHENKPLDHGPLKCFLEALGKLQKKFYDKGQRTDCPIRTYLVTARSAASSGTRALKTLRSWGLEINEALFLAGAPKGPVLEKIRPHIFFDDHMFHVEGAAELGTVACHVPYGIAQTVSKKGIKDRETSPAPK; encoded by the exons ATGAGTCTAAACAACGGTCAAACTCTGACCAGTGGACAGGATTCGACCAGAAAtggcagcaacagcaacagggCTCCATGGGAAGGTGTTCGGGCGGGTTTGAAGCCCTCCACCCCAACCAGGAAGCCTGAGTCA CCAAAGCCGGAGAATGCCATCACCATCGCCGTGTCGTCACGAGTCCTCTTCAGCatggagaaggagcagcagatcTTTGAGCGGCAAGGCATGGAAGACTATATCAAGTATCAGGTGGAGCATGAAACGCAGCCTCTCAGCCCTGGACCTGCCTTCTCCTTCGTCAAG GCTCTGGAGGCTGTGAACACTCAGCTGAGGGAGCTTTACCCAGAGAGCGAGGAGCTCTTCGATGTCGTGCTCATGACCAACAACCACGCAAATGTCGGCCTGAGActcatcaacaccatcaaccaCCACC AGTTGTTCATAGAGCGCTTCTGCATGACAGGGGGAAACAGCCCCATTGGCTACTTGAAGGCCTACCACACCAACCTTTACCTGTCTGCTGACCCCATCAAGGTTCGAGAGGCACTGGAGGAAG GCATAGCAGCAGCCACCATGTTCAGCCAAGAGAAGATGACGGAAGTGTCGGAGACTCAGCTGCGCGTCGCCTTCGACGGTGACGCCGTCCTCTTCTCCGATGAGTCCGAGCGCATTTACAAGGCCCACGGACGGGACAAGTTCTTTGAGCACGAGAAGGCGCATGAGAACAAGCCTCTGGACCAC GGGCCACTGAAGTGTTTCCTTGAGGCTTTAGGAAAGCTGCAGAAGAAGTTCTATGACAAAGGCCAGCGCACGGACTGCCCCATCCGGACCTACTTGGTGACAGCTCGCTCCGCAGCCAGTTCTGGCACCAGAGCCCTAAAAACTCTGCGCTCATGGGGTCTGGAGATCAACGAGGCTCTCTTTTTGGCAGGGGCACCCAAGGGCCCCGTGCTTGAGAAGATCAGGCCGCACATCTTCTTTGACGACCACATGTTTCACGTGGAGGGAGCAGCTGAACTGGGGACGGTAGCGTGCCACGTGCCCTATGGGATAGCTCAGACGGTCAGCAAGAAAGGGATCAAGGACAGAGAGACGTCTCCAGCACCCAAGTAG
- the LOC119004752 gene encoding cytosolic 5'-nucleotidase 1A-like isoform X1 — protein MSLNNGQTLTSGQDSTRNGSNSNRAPWEGVRAGLKPSTPTRKPESPKPENAITIAVSSRVLFSMEKEQQIFERQGMEDYIKYQVEHETQPLSPGPAFSFVKALEAVNTQLRELYPESEELFDVVLMTNNHANVGLRLINTINHHQLFIERFCMTGGNSPIGYLKAYHTNLYLSADPIKVREALEEGIAAATMFSQEKMTEVSETQLRVAFDGDAVLFSDESERIYKAHGRDKFFEHEKAHENKPLDHVQYTHTVTGPLKCFLEALGKLQKKFYDKGQRTDCPIRTYLVTARSAASSGTRALKTLRSWGLEINEALFLAGAPKGPVLEKIRPHIFFDDHMFHVEGAAELGTVACHVPYGIAQTVSKKGIKDRETSPAPK, from the exons ATGAGTCTAAACAACGGTCAAACTCTGACCAGTGGACAGGATTCGACCAGAAAtggcagcaacagcaacagggCTCCATGGGAAGGTGTTCGGGCGGGTTTGAAGCCCTCCACCCCAACCAGGAAGCCTGAGTCA CCAAAGCCGGAGAATGCCATCACCATCGCCGTGTCGTCACGAGTCCTCTTCAGCatggagaaggagcagcagatcTTTGAGCGGCAAGGCATGGAAGACTATATCAAGTATCAGGTGGAGCATGAAACGCAGCCTCTCAGCCCTGGACCTGCCTTCTCCTTCGTCAAG GCTCTGGAGGCTGTGAACACTCAGCTGAGGGAGCTTTACCCAGAGAGCGAGGAGCTCTTCGATGTCGTGCTCATGACCAACAACCACGCAAATGTCGGCCTGAGActcatcaacaccatcaaccaCCACC AGTTGTTCATAGAGCGCTTCTGCATGACAGGGGGAAACAGCCCCATTGGCTACTTGAAGGCCTACCACACCAACCTTTACCTGTCTGCTGACCCCATCAAGGTTCGAGAGGCACTGGAGGAAG GCATAGCAGCAGCCACCATGTTCAGCCAAGAGAAGATGACGGAAGTGTCGGAGACTCAGCTGCGCGTCGCCTTCGACGGTGACGCCGTCCTCTTCTCCGATGAGTCCGAGCGCATTTACAAGGCCCACGGACGGGACAAGTTCTTTGAGCACGAGAAGGCGCATGAGAACAAGCCTCTGGACCACgtacagtatacacacacagtgacg GGGCCACTGAAGTGTTTCCTTGAGGCTTTAGGAAAGCTGCAGAAGAAGTTCTATGACAAAGGCCAGCGCACGGACTGCCCCATCCGGACCTACTTGGTGACAGCTCGCTCCGCAGCCAGTTCTGGCACCAGAGCCCTAAAAACTCTGCGCTCATGGGGTCTGGAGATCAACGAGGCTCTCTTTTTGGCAGGGGCACCCAAGGGCCCCGTGCTTGAGAAGATCAGGCCGCACATCTTCTTTGACGACCACATGTTTCACGTGGAGGGAGCAGCTGAACTGGGGACGGTAGCGTGCCACGTGCCCTATGGGATAGCTCAGACGGTCAGCAAGAAAGGGATCAAGGACAGAGAGACGTCTCCAGCACCCAAGTAG